The Danaus plexippus chromosome 20, MEX_DaPlex, whole genome shotgun sequence sequence cttttaaagatatatataaattcaattacttttaaagattttcttgaaatatatataaacacaattgTCTACCTGTATGACATCACCGACAATCTTAGTGGTTCGGATCAGCAGCGACACGGACGGTCCAAACAGGTTCCCGGGGAAGTCCAGGCTGACCTTGTTCCGATCGAACACCGGGATGTCGTCGTCCTTCTTCACCTGACGCACCTCTCGTGACGCCCCTCCTCTGAACGATCGCCGACCTGTAGCCGAAGTTCTCTGACTGGCTCGAGTATCCGACGGAGACAGGCCGCTCCTCGTATCCAAGGAACTCAGGTCGACCCGTGTACCCGGCGGGGTCGGATTGCCCCGAGTACCTGATTGAGTCTGGCTGATTCGTGAACGTGACGGCGTGATGGTGTCCGCCATTTTCGGGGACAGCTGTGATTGCACTGTGGGCGAACGGTTGCTCAGACGGCTGGACCAGTCGGAGCTGGGCGGCGTGGGCGTTAGGAGCGTACTCGTGTGACCCATGTTCGCTGCCGGGAGCTTCCACATAGCGCCACGCTGCGCCAcacgattaaaattataccatACTGTAGTGCTTTTTATCTACGGTCTCGcaactttttactttttagttttatttaattgtatagtATAAAAGTTGTGTACTGTCAAGCAAACCTACGGTGTGTTATCAAAATGTGTTATGTTTCAGTCACATccactttaataataacaaaaattacacgaaattttacatttcaataaataacacaaatagTGAGCTgtgacaatttattttatccgaGGCGACCAACGTGACGGTTCGTTCACTGGTTACTGTAGTTTTCAAGTATTGGTGTTCCGTGGACGTAGCCACGAGAggtaaaaaacataataaaatttgatgtgTCGATGTTTAAATTgacaattttttgaaattcatttattagtCATTACTGTAAGGCGAATCCTTAATTTACAAGACAatcacataataaaaactgTGACCGcagaattgaaaaaaaaacacaagtaAAATACTTGATCTACTATGTTAGAAGTCGTTAAATTTAACActactattaattataaataataaacagagagcctatatttatgtacagaaagatttttacaaaaacatattatatacaaaaaatatttacaaaggaTTAGAAAACGgaggataaaataaaaattaaaacatgtaaaattatctctcaaataataatcatagaGCTCGATTTAtacatttactatatttatttctatatttaagattaaaagtTGTGATTTAATCCTACTAGTTCGACTTTAAATTGAATCATATGTAGTTTCGCTATAAAGTGTTAAGAGTATCGCGAGTTTCGTAACGAAATAGTCTTTGGTTTATTGACAAATTATTAGCAACATGTAAATGGAGGACTGTGTCGTGTGACACGAGCCTTTCCAATAGTGTTGCTTGAAAAAGTtgactaatttatatttgttacactCAATGTCGTTTTCGCtggcttaaaaatattagaaggttttatattcgaaggtatatgtatataattatgcaCGTTCCCTTCTTTAGATAATTATGTGGAGCGACCTCGATCATTCTTTTCAAAATCCTATTCTAGAGTTTGTTACTATATCAGAATTGTATGAGCTTTGGACGTTTTTACGAAGGTATTAGTTATGGTAATgaggtaatatttaatttttaaaaccctttgatattatataaatacatatatttaaattctgataTTATGGCGTTCTACCGGAgagaagttatttaaaaatacattaaagaaaattacaagcggcaataaattgaatttaattaaaaataaaaaagaactaATCACGAAGAAGTATTGGCATGTAagtgaatatttcaaaattatgtatatataatacatatatacttatagaCTAAATAAAGACTTTAACTTTCATCGTCGTTCCGATCTAGTTAGTAAGAAAACCTTTGTTCCACTTATACCACATTAACTACACACACTGTATTTCTATCTACAAACATGCACTACATAACTACTTCGTCTCATgttgttatgtaaattttacataacacAATGAAATACAAACACTCCTCACCGGTACTGCGTTACTGCCCCTGTTCTCACACGCCGCTTCGTTTTGGATGACGTCTGTactatttagatataattttgttaatataataaaaggataTAAATCAAAAGTGCTCAAAGGAGAGGTATAGtgcaaaaaaacaaaaatgttctttttataaaatattattttaataatacgacCAACACTCACCTAAatctatttacatataaatacaaagcGTCGAGAGCGCAGGACAAAAGCGCAGGCGCAAACGGGGACTGTACAGCGCACCAGCCCGAGCTCCGGGCCGAGCCACgcgatatgaaaaaaaaggcAAGAGACGAGCTTCAAGATGGAGAGAGTGGCGCGACCCGGAACTATGGGCGGCGGAGGCGAGAGATGAATCACGAGTCATCCTCATCGGAGTCGACGGTCTCGACGGTGCCGCCGGCCGCCGCGCCGCCCGAGGAAGAACCCGACAGAGAGGTCACGAGCGAGAGGATGGACCCCAAGCCGGAGCCCCCACCTGACCCACCGCTGTTGCCGGAGGACGCGCCGAACAGACTGGACACCGCCTGGATCTTAGGTCCCAACAACTGCAGCTTGGGTCCGATCACCTGTCCCACGATTCCGCTCAGTGAACTGAGACCGCCTCCCTTAGGAGCCTCGATGCCGTACTGCTTATTTAACTCGATATTTTGACGATCCAGGGTTTCCACCAAACGTGTCTTTGAATCGATCAGAGAGTTGATTTTctacaaaaacattaactgTTAAGACCAAATCTTGTCAGCTATTAAACCCCACTAGATTATAATACTCACTCCGAATACGAAGCCGAGCACGGCGTTCTTGATGCCGAACTTGGCCTGCGTGATGCCCTCGAGTTTGCGCTTCTCTCGAGCCTGTTCATCTCCGAAGTCATCCtgcacacacacgcacacacccGTCACTCCtactattctatatatatgtaccacATACACCACATTCACCACACTTCAACACGAACCAATAAACACCACACCAATTAAATGAGTTCCACCACCAAGCTGTATGTAGTTAGCatgttgttgaaataaatgaattcacAAACTCTTTCGTTTGATTTAGgtagtcaatatattttataaatatatacagataccACTTTATTGTACGAGTATTTCGTTTGCCACCAGCAAATCGGATCGGGCACGTAAACGGCTTACATTATTGTCGAAAGGTCGAAAGAGCAATAGATATGTCTttgatatgtatattatatgattatgGCAGTTTTAAATGCACGTCTGgaaaggtatttttattacagcgAGGTCAGCAGCAAGTAGTTCAGATTGCGCAAGTGCGCTTCCGACCGACCGACCGACCGAACGGCTGCGGCCTTTAAGACACGAGCGTGTGGGGATCGCTTCACGGCCTTTGATGTCAATTTAACGCAATGGACACCTGCTAATGCTATTCGAGGAGGTAACAATGTTTGTGCAACATCTTCAAGGTCATCATTTAGCTACGTGTCAACTCATAAATAGCAAATTTGTAAATTGAGGACCGATAAGGACCTCGAAGCagatatcattaataaataaaactgaaactgGTAATAAAAAGCACTAGAAACTTCAGCCTGGAGTTTCTTAATGATGTaatggtttaaataaaagcatcGGTTTAATGCATGTAATATATAGTTGAAGGCAAAACGGTTTCCATGTTGTATCTCGGGTCGAGGCCGCCCGCCTCTCCAACGCACCCTCCTTTACTTCTAATCATAGCTTTTTgtgatttaataaacataatagttCAGATAACATTTTGCAGACCCAAATAACAAACTTTGTTTCTGATGCAAACTTTTTAATGAGGATTAAAATTTTggaaataataacagaatatataataacaggtGAGATTTGTGTTGGTGATTTTTTTAcactaataataatgttttatttaagctTCAAGAAAAagaacaaactttatttttataatatatatccttGAGTCCAGTGAAGTCGTCTTACAGTCTAGAGGTTTGCAAGATTGCATGGGAGAAATAATTTTGGTGAtctaattatgtatattaaatagattacaGTGCAGTTTGAATTGTTTGCGCAAGATTGAACTCACGGGAACCAAtgcaaaaacatttcaatgcACTTTCATAAGCACGTTATCCGACTTGAGCCGGTTCCAAGCAATGGAACGTGACTACCGGCGACGAGGGGTGGTGGGAAGAGGTGCACACCGACGGGGGGGGGGAGAGACACCTTCACTTTCAATTGTTTCCGACACGAACATATTGagtgttttgaaaaataaactacTTAGATTGTATTCATTCATTATCTACATTTTGTTCATcttcataataattacagCACCGTGAGCGTGTCGGATATAATATGTTACGATTGTTATCCTACAATGAGTTTCTCCCATCATCtcgcattaaaaaataacgtaaattaattgttacttAACTGATGAAACAACTATTATCATTCTGTGTTGTGTGACAACTCGTATCCATCACACAGACATTAATACACAATAACGATTTTCTGttattatcaacatttttagGTATCCTCATATAAAACGTGGTTTGCCTTGAAAACTGTTTATTcttcatttcaataaacataGAAAACTATTTCTTCTTACAATCATTTCTACGCGATCGTGTACTCTATTTCGTTGTATCAGTTTCATCAGTATACATGGGTCAGATTATGTATTagacaatgtatttttatatattgtggtAAAAACTCAATTGATATCTATATTAGAAACGACATCAGCGAAAAAAACTTCTTCAGAAGACATCAcacgcaaaaaaaatatccaagaaACAAACGGaataatctaaattaaaattataatcgaaAGATgtctcaaatttttttttaatgtttatgtcGGCCTGGTGAGAGGCTGGGACGTGATGGGAATGTACTCTCAGCATTTCACGAGGACATGTTGTGTGTGTTGAAGCTTACCGATGGTagaaatattgttacattatatatacataagtctgaaataataaataacttggtTCAGTCGCTATAATTATGACTGTTAATTTAAAGCGTAGTAAGTGGCGGCGGAAGTGTCacggtttaaaatatttcacgttTGCCTTgaagtgaattttaaatttcaataactttgataaaaaaaaaatttcaaaaaataactgGTATCAATTAGTATTCTGCACAAAATATCATAATGAATGTGTAGAGATGAATGGAATACTAATTATTACGTATGTGAGGCGCTATGGCTCGTCAAAGTAGCAATCGACTTTTATCGTTTGAGATAGAGTCTGACGTACACACGTACATACACGTACAGTAACCTAACGCGTTGAATagatcatataatttttaaagtctgTTAAAAACTGTTGTTAGTTTAGTTTATTGGTAACGTAAAAATCATTTTCGAaacacttgttttttttacagaaaatacaaaaaataaaggaaatttttccatttaatttttttaatatcatcttAGTTACGAGAGACCTTGAATACATATCAAAGCCTCATTGTTCAGAGTCTCTCTCTTGAAGAGACGtagatattttgtaatatgaatGTGTCGATGGAGTGTCGTCAACtccatttcaaaataattgtttgtaaaattgtGTTTCGTGAGGCGTTAAGCAGATGAGGGGATCAGTTGCGAGACTGGAGTCGGATGCTGTATTGATACGAAAGTACAAGATCGAACCGAACGCTCGGCCAACCAAGTAAGATGATTGTGTTAGGACTGGCAGATGACGAACTGTCTGACATCTCATGAAGGCtacatatgttttattgacTTGCTGAGTCTCGACGGGCTCTCGGTTAATTTACTTAGACATTCTTATCGCAACAATATCTCTGttgtaaaatgtattgatGTCTATTATCTCTCCTGAGCCGGCTTACAAGATGTGAGCCTTACTCGGTACTCAGTAATCAGTAAGCAGTACTCTACTTATTacttgttttcattaaatgaaCGTTTCTATGTGCAGACTATGATAATCAGctgtataaaacaaacataatgtaatgtaaatagtTCGATTGGTAGTCTTCAACTTCAACTTCCCGCAAGACACCGGTTATTGagtattatttgtatgatGGTGGTAAGCGAGTAAAAGCAATTGACTTGTGAATAATGAATGCTTAATATAGTGACATGATAAGCACCACTCAGTCAAAATAACAGATCACGTTTAAGAGAAATCCTATCAGTTACAACATCATTGATATGGAATAATGTTTGGAATATTCTCTCTTATCAaactacattaaattattacgaatattattatcgtaagAGAATCTTAAATGTGATTCGAAAAGTCATATAAATTCATGACATAAaaatctgtattaaaataatattttttatttgattcaatatatccgatataataaaaatgtgttaatttCTAAGAATGGTTATGGTCCAAGTCGCCGAAATGAAAAGTACACCGTGATAGGCAAAGGCAAATGGAAAGTAAGGTggtatatagatatagatatgAGATAGCGGAGGCATGACTCACATCGAGGGGCTGCAGAGTATTGTCGTCCGCTAGTTGCCTGCGCACGCGCAGCGGTCCCTGGGGTGCGGCGAGAGCCTGGTGCACGGCGGCGAGGTGCAGAGCGAGCAGCGCGGTAAGCAGCACGAAGCGGGTGGCAGCCATGACGGAGCAGGGAGTACTGGAGCTGGCGGCGGCAGTGGATGGCTGCGGTGACACGACTGTGACCTGGTGGGAGGGGGAGGGGAGCCATCTCTGGGGGAGGGGTGGGAGGCATGACGTCACCGACTGGAGGACCCGCGAGCCGGCAAACCGTGCGGGCGAAGCCCCAAGGCGACTCATGGGCGTCCCGACGTTTGGATCCCTCCAACTGTTAACGTCGAAGAGGCACGCTTCATTCACGCACAGACGGATTTGtgcaattttcaaatataaatcttaattcaAATCGGTGATTTTCCTAATGCAGTCATAAAcctcaattaataatattattttattagttttctaTATGTGCCTCTACTTGTTACTTTATAACTCAAACACGACCCTGCAAAGgtcattgttttcatttatatagtCAATTTGTTTGATTTACGCAGTCTTCTTcgcgtttataaaattatattttataaaaggagTTGAATAAAACAGCAACTGACACTTGTAGTCATTCTTTTATGTTGTGTTGCTATTTCTCTaaagattttcttaaataccaagacattttaagtaattgtTGTAACTAAAAGTGTTTAAAGGAAggataaactttaaaaataattagaaagaGGACCTTCTGTGTcctactaaataattttaatcgaaccggattttttttttgttttaaacatatttcaattatattttgttgagaaaatattccatcagaatcaataaaattctttCTGCTTGATGtcgaatgtttttaataacttacaaattaaaattttaaactttaaatgaagaaatatttacaagttaatctaatttattatatataagagaaaacaaaaatcattaacaataataaaatggtcattacaattaattcattatattggATCGTTAATTAATGGTTTTACTTCAATAATGACTTCACTAACAAACTGTACACCAGAACAGTCACGGTTCGGTCTCAGCtcatgaattataattattatataatattttatgatccAACGGATAGAACTTGTACACTTGTCTTccaattgattaattttttgtattaatatgttttccctcaagtttgtttttattacaagaatttaaatctaaacggagttttattaaaaaattgcaaGAAAAGTGATAGTTACTTTGTTGAGATTAATATGTGTAGAAAATAGGACATTGAAGGTGTTTTGTTCTGTACCATGTAGCAGGCAGTGCTCCATGTACGAATGTACCGAGAGGATGCATCACGCTCGCTCGTCGCGTTTTGTAACGTCGATCTCTGACCGCGGCCGGCCTCCGCCTTTTGACGTAACCGTCCCACTGAGCTACATACGAATTATtagtcaataaatatatattattgattatcaAATATTCCATCAATAAAACCAGtacctaaattaaaaaatactatttttatctGAACGCCCCTTTCTTAGTTAAATGTTTCTTTCTCTAGAACCATAATGTGAGACCTCTCTACCTTTCTTCGCTAGATGTCGCTGCCAGTCATCGGAGTCGATGGATGAAGTAACATCAATGTGTCATGTTACTAAACAGATCAgtcgaaatatttaatgatattattggaGCCAGCAATGACAAGacataaagttatgaaaatttgtaaaaagttgtaattacaaaacaatttaaatatatagttcaaattaaatactgtTAATACTTtcggtaaatttaaattttaaaaatcaataaatcttCAACATTATCATGtatacaatgttttatatacaaataaaactttttgaagTACatcttttaagatttaattctCGTTATAAGACAAATGACCTCGAAATACActttaactattaattatgtagtttaaaaaacttacatcTCATAAACATCTCAATTTTGCAAAAGAAAAACGATAAAGTCACATCATCATGCGAGACCCTCACGTGTACGTTGCTGCATCTCATCACCCTTTCCCTAATTCAATTACAgttcaataaatttcaaactgactcttattaaaaaaaaaaacgaaaattatCACATAATGTGAGATTAGAAGATGAATGTGACGCTCGATGAAAGCAAAACAGAGACAGATGAGAAACGAAACAATGACGGACGGACAGGCCGAGAAAAGTTATGTACAGAATTAGCAGAAAAAGAATGGAAAATATGAGTAACAAAAACGACAGGAGcgaaataaattgttacacTCCGCCTTAGTACGGCTTTGAGAAATCAATTACAAGTTGAAATTAACTAAAAGCTAATTAACGAGTTACATCAAAGGTGAGACagaggttatttttttaacaacgtttctgaatgtgttataaaattgatgGATGAGCTTCGTCAATTGAGAAACTGACATCTGGGTTTCGAAAGATGATCGCTGAAACCTCGACCAGGCGGAGGAAGAAAACACGTGTTAGTAGAGGAGAAGCAATGTACATACGCAGAGGCGAGGACTTAGAAAATGATAAAGAAGATATGATTCCTTCGGGAGGTCAAAGAGAACACGctgtatatcaaatatatttaaatcaagtgAACATAACAACGtgttattgataaaaagacttttattaaaaccaataaATGAATTACGATGCTGACTTTTCAATGATTAAAAACCTCTCACACACTTATTGAAGGCTTCTCTTTACAgtctagttatttttttatgacacacacaaacacacacgcACATACATAAACGTACATTCTGACATATTAGGAACATCAGCAATCGTGCATCAATAAAcctaattcattaaattagaatttcgtagtttttaaataccacttttatttcattgtgtaATACCGTTTTCCTTACATAAGAATAGAGAATGTAAGATGCaggaaataataatgaaataaaaacatacattaagagaaacagaaacattataactatatatttttgctttcataacacacacacatacacacacacacatacatctACAACGCTAGATATTTCGGACttcgaatattataaaatgtgtgatgtaattataatcatattaaaatgtcgCCAACGTCGAGCTCCTtgtcttataaaaacaaaataatatcgaTTGCATGAGGTAACAGAGACACGAAGTGCGTTGATGTCTTTTGTATGGGTACTTCCCACAGTTATTGTCTCTCAGAAAATTATAGAGAATTCAATTTTTAGTTTACCTCCTgacctaattttttttatttatttatttatagtacgCCATTTTATGATAAGCGATACCACGAAATGGATGAAGATGAGAAAGAATTCAagtttacaatgaaataagtgtcaatataaaagacaaagaaaaaggttttataatatatttaaggtttCATCTACCGTCATTGATATTCTGTCGCCATAATAACAGTTTATGTAAACATTATCGCAAGcatctcataaataaaattatttaaaataacgctAACTTGGTAAacctatttctatattattatacgacAAGATACATGGATaagtaagaatatatttaaatattttattgttgtaacGATCGCGTGAGGTTCCATCATTACATCCGTCATATTCAACACTCGATGTCTTCGGAACGTTCCCGAGCACCTCGCCGGGTGTCGCGGCTCGCTGGCCTGTTCTCCGGTGATTGTAATGAGGCCACGTGTTTAGAGTTCACCCGACTCTTCAGTTCAGGAAGTGTCTGAggctatgtttatatattcatatctaCATCGTACAACATAGTATTTCTACATGGTTATAATATATCTCTCGCTTTAGAAGTTTGGGATAAAATCAATCGGAAAAGTGTCGAACGTTTAATGATTTATCGATAAAATCGatgttcttaataaataaacaagttaaCAGCGGGACCGACCAGCTTTTGGTAAATTTAAAGTGACATTGAGGACCCACCACTGAAACCGCTTTTaacgtataatttaaataaaaagattcatTGTTAAACCTCTACTGTTTTAGaaactaacaataaattagtCAATCACATTCCTGTGACGAGTGAGGAATCCTCACATATCcttcagtatatatatttctcgtCACTATTAccaaattatgatttattggTAGTGTGAGGTTATGTTTTACAGTCGACCGGCGCTAGATGAGGTCTCTCCATCGACGCAATCGCAGCCTTGTTGCGTAACACAACCTTTAAAACTGTGCATTATACAGAGTACGGCGAGCGACCGACTGCAGATCTTATCTATGATTACATAAACTGTCGGACTTTTAGTTAAAACctctttaatttgaataaattactgATTAACACATTACGGCTTATACCGTCTCAGGATTCACGTGGATTCaattaattagtataaaatctttaacGGGAAAACAAGTGTAATCaccctaaaatataaaacataaaaatataataaataataaataataataaatttgaatagtagtagaaaaatatcaaaatacaattaaatattgaaaactgAAAAAACCGGTTCCTTGACAAACGGAACAAACCACTGAGTGTATTGATCGCAAAAAAACGCTATgtgctttatttttagtaaattattttatatgttttcttcatttggatttttttttttcaaattttttgaaattttgttaaatgtttctATGAGACGCGCCGCGCGCTTCAAAACGGTACTAAATATTTACCGAATTCTTTAAAGGTACCTATGAAAATTCTGAGACGCGCGTACATGCATACACACAATATACACGAGTATACACATATATGCacttacaaacatacatcgtagagataaaattaatataccttttattttcaaactctTATTACCGTAATAGAATATACTTATACGATTTGAAATGTAGgttggaaatattattaacataaattatataaaataccgaaataatttttaacaaataatatataacaagaaaTATAACGAGTGTTCTGTTTCCGTTGAACAGGTTCATGCAACACCGTATATAgtcaatattgtattaatattattttaaaaactaactttCGGGCGGACATTGACTTCCGATGTCGAAAACAAAAGACAAACCTcgagatgaaaatattgttagacTTAGAGCGACGAGGAGCTGTGAGGGGAGTGAGAGGGGATGGAGGGGGAGGAAGGTTGATGAGGGGTGTTGTCgtacacaaacatacatacataacgtCCGCagtgatgaaaaataaataactaatatacaACTCtacgaatatatattgaaattttgtcgaaacacaaataaaaaatgggaAATGATGTCCCTAACTAggtttatgtgtgtgtgtgtgtgtttgtgtttgtgtttgtgtttgtgtttCTACGCCTAAATTAATACAGGCCGAGGTCGgtctagttattttttaagtgtaGGGAACCagatgcagtatttttttttcgttggTATAATTTGTCCGATAATTGTACTTTAAATATGACCTTGCAGCGGAGAACGGCGTGAAGTACTGGTTTAATCATTGGTAGCTATCAGTGGATAAGGGCGATCGCACGCCTCCGACATCGGACTAGATATTTACTTACTGTCAATATCATTAATGAATTGTACATCGCTCCATGTTTTCATGAATCTATCGCATGTTGCTTTACAGTTGAGCCTGGCTCGGCTCAGTTCGCCGCATCttgcattataatatttatat is a genomic window containing:
- the LOC116774116 gene encoding uncharacterized protein LOC116774116 isoform X1, with the protein product MSRLGASPARFAGSRVLQSVTSCLPPLPQRWLPSPSHQVTVVSPQPSTAAASSSTPCSVMAATRFVLLTALLALHLAAVHQALAAPQGPLRVRRQLADDNTLQPLDRGAMWKLPAANMGHTSTLLTPTPPSSDWSSRLSNRSPTVQSQLSPKMADTITPSRSRISQTQSGTRGNPTPPGTRVDLSSLDTRSGLSPSDTRASQRTSATGRRSFRGGASREVRQVKKDDDIPVFDRNKVSLDFPGNLFGPSVSLLIRTTKIVGDVIQNSAVRYQSFLRLFRPLFRGPFEIKGLDPPTTTTKTTTTKTTTTTTTSVPATDNEVRR
- the LOC116774116 gene encoding uncharacterized protein LOC116774116 isoform X2 is translated as MSRLGASPARFAGSRVLQSVTSCLPPLPQRWLPSPSHQVTVVSPQPSTAAASSSTPCSVMAATRFVLLTALLALHLAAVHQALAAPQGPLRVRRQLADDNTLQPLDDDFGDEQAREKRKLEGITQAKFGIKNAVLGFVFGKINSLIDSKTRLVETLDRQNIELNKQYGIEAPKGGGLSSLSGIVGQVIGPKLQLLGPKIQAVSSLFGASSGNSGGSGGGSGLGSILSLVTSLSGSSSGGAAAGGTVETVDSDEDDS